Genomic DNA from Xylanivirga thermophila:
AAAATACGCAAAACAACTCTAAATGGGTAAAATAAATATTATAATCGCATTTGCTGGTAATGTTTTTTATATAATCAATCTTTTTGCATTTTGCAGAAACCCAAATTTATTTATATGAATATCTCAAATTGACAAAATAATTACATGTAGGCCGGGCAAGAATGCCCGGCCTGCATGTAAATAAAACTATTTGTATTGCAGTACTGTATATCCTATTGCATCATATTCATCGGCCTAGATGGCGATGATATTTCACCGAGGGCTTGACCAGCCTCGTCATTTAAATATCTAGTAGTTGCTAAATCTCCTATGGCTACTATGCCCACCAGTTTATCACCATCAACTACTGGCAGTCGCCTTATTTTATAATGGGCCATTATACGAGCTGCTTCATCGCCAGTCATCTCAGGCGTCGCTGTAACCACGTCTGGAGACATCATATCTTTTACTTTTGTAGTGGCAGGATCTCCATTATTGGCTATATTTCTTACTACTATATCCCTATCGGTTACTATACCTACTATTCTATCTTCGCTGCATACAGGTATGGCTCCAATATTGTGGGCCTGCATTATCTTTGCCGCGTCCATTACAGTATTATCAGGCGAAAGAACAGTCAATTTTGTAGTCATAACTTCTTTAACCTTCATGATTAACTTTTACCTCCTATGCAAAAATTATTTCATTTGATATTAGTATCTCCTCCAATATTGGTGATATTCCTGCTATTTTCTACACTGTTATAATATTTGATATTTTCTGTCGAATAACTTTATATAAAGTCATAATTTAATATCATGGATATATATGTTAATCCAAAAACTTGAATTATCCACACCATCCACAGAGTTATGCACAGTTTTTTGCCCTATTTTCAAGTACTCCACAGGTTTTTCCACATTATCCACAGGTTAAACATACTACTTTAACTAAAAACTGATTAGTATAAAAAATGAAAATTAGGACATGCAGTCCTGCAAAAAGCAAAAAAAATAAAGAAATAAAAGCGTAAAACGCTTTTATTTCTTATAATTCTAAATTCGGATATGCATTTAGTTTTAAATCGCTAATCTTATCCTTTAACAAATTATAATAAGCTGCGCATCCTACCATTGCTGCATTATCTGTACAAAATATGGGTGATGGATAATATAGCTTTATACCTAGTGCATCTGCCCTATCTTTCATAAGCCTTCTAAGACCCGCATTAGATGCAACACCTCCAGCAATGGCTATTTTGCTTATAGAATTATTTTGTGCTGCAAGCATGGTCTTATCTACCAATACATCTATCACCGCCTGCTGAAAACTAGCAGCTATATCCTTTATATTATATACTTCTCCCTTTTGCCCAAGATTATGGATATGATTTATAACCGCAGTTTTAAGGCCACTAAAGCTGAAATCATATGGATTATCATCCATATATACTCTAGGAAAATGTACTGCCGTACTATCCCCTTCTTTAGCCAATCTATCTATTATGGGACCACCTGGATATTCTAATCCTAATGCTCTAGCCACTTTATCATATGCTTCTCCAGCAGCATCGTCCCTTGTTTCGCCTAATATCTTATACTTCCCATAATCCTTTACCATTATAAGATATGTGTGCCCTCCTGATACTACTAAACACAAAAATGGTGGTACAAGGTCCCTATTCTCTATATAATTTGCACTTATATGCCCATCTATATGATTAACTCCTATAAGAGGCACAGAAAGTCCATAAGCAAGTGCTTTGGCTGTAGATACTCCTACTAGAAGGGCGCCTACTAAACCTGGACCATGTGCAACTGCTACTGCATCCATATCTTCAAACCCCATATTTGCTTCCTTTAGGGCTTCATCTATCAATGGATTGATTACCTCCACATGCTTTCTAGATGCAATCTCAGGCACCACTCCACCATATACCTTATGTAGGGGAATTTGCGATGCAATCTTATTGCTAATTACACATCTACCATTTTGTACAATAGCTACCGATGTTTCATCACATGAAGTTTCCAAAGCCAGTATGGTAATTTTCTCTTTGCCTTTTATTTCTTTTATTTTTTCCTGCATCTTATGTAAATATTCCATTTTCCACTCGAACCCCTTCGATATTTATTGTTTTTTATCATCATTGTAACATTCCACCCTGCTATGAATACTTTAATATTGGAATATACTTTTACAAGGAGGTATATAAAATGACCAATATTTTAAACGATATATTCGGCCAATTTTGTGGCGGAGATACTAATATACTATTCTTTTTTCTACTACTTATAATACTATTTTGCTCTTGTGGATGTGGCAATGATGACAATATATTATTCTTTTTCCTATTACTCATAATCCTATTTAGCAGTAGTGGAGGATTTTGTGGTTTAGGCCAAAAAGAACACTAGTTTGACAAGACAGGACTGATATCTAGACAGTCCTGTACTTTTTCAAGAATAGAGTACAGGCTATTCCAATGGATACTTCTATTATTAAAAATCTCTTTAGAATTTTATATGTCAGATCAAAAAAGAACTCTTCAGGCACCATATTTACAAGGATATCGGTATCTGGATCCAATAGCCAAAGATCATTATCAAACAGCATATGGTGAAACTGGATCCAAAATGACATAAAATCTTCGCTTA
This window encodes:
- a CDS encoding CBS domain-containing protein; amino-acid sequence: MKVKEVMTTKLTVLSPDNTVMDAAKIMQAHNIGAIPVCSEDRIVGIVTDRDIVVRNIANNGDPATTKVKDMMSPDVVTATPEMTGDEAARIMAHYKIRRLPVVDGDKLVGIVAIGDLATTRYLNDEAGQALGEISSPSRPMNMMQ
- the tsaD gene encoding tRNA (adenosine(37)-N6)-threonylcarbamoyltransferase complex transferase subunit TsaD, with product MKGKEKITILALETSCDETSVAIVQNGRCVISNKIASQIPLHKVYGGVVPEIASRKHVEVINPLIDEALKEANMGFEDMDAVAVAHGPGLVGALLVGVSTAKALAYGLSVPLIGVNHIDGHISANYIENRDLVPPFLCLVVSGGHTYLIMVKDYGKYKILGETRDDAAGEAYDKVARALGLEYPGGPIIDRLAKEGDSTAVHFPRVYMDDNPYDFSFSGLKTAVINHIHNLGQKGEVYNIKDIAASFQQAVIDVLVDKTMLAAQNNSISKIAIAGGVASNAGLRRLMKDRADALGIKLYYPSPIFCTDNAAMVGCAAYYNLLKDKISDLKLNAYPNLEL